One Mugil cephalus isolate CIBA_MC_2020 chromosome 22, CIBA_Mcephalus_1.1, whole genome shotgun sequence genomic window carries:
- the LOC124999751 gene encoding amphoterin-induced protein 2-like — MHPIASELLGKTNGGSGCNAAAPTVLLLLCLGLLPSVASCPPYCLCASDIISCSGRNLSVLPIDLPSYATRLDLSHSTLTALHVGWISRPFDRLATLVLSKNSISEIDVNAFAVMPHLLHLDLSSNQLSVLNSSIFTGLKELKELLLFGNQIARIEQGAFSNLYSLQRLYLSANRLTAFPLGLYEEPGGPRNLTFLDLSKNRLSKVPVQSLLSLTRQGDIYLQGNPLVCDCALLALLEYWMWKQYRPLVDFIGDYPCRDGAAPGFKCPSQEALDMPFEEQTYQVEPGKWLSVPCPGLTLPVQEDQVVFWVTPRMALNSSTNDSSAHITVLANGTLEIQEAMINDSGTYGCVVSRGRHYDPSESLEVSVVVGNISSTGVSGSAHRSGAEHFNTAFTTLASCVVSIILVLLYLYLTPCRCRGNRGGGSGGCGGRAIILCSDPREVESGQRRSNGKRVAFLEPRAEDTDIGGPKTPAVNLGHITTEGILKNGSRTVGQTLTDPVHMA; from the coding sequence ATGCATCCCATTGCGTCAGAGCTTTTAGGCAAGACCAATGGAGGCAGTGGTTGCAACGCTGCCGCACCAACCGTGCTGCTCCTCCTGTGTCTTggcctccttccctctgtggCCTCTTGCCCACCCTACTGCCTTTGTGCGAGTGATATAATTTCCTGCAGCGGACGAAATCTGTCTGTGCTGCCCATCGATCTGCCAAGCTATGCCACACGGCTGGATCTGAGCCACAGCACCCTCACCGCCCTGCATGTCGGCTGGATTTCCCGACCGTTTGACAGGCTCGCTACACTGGTTCTTAGCAAGAACTCCATAAGCGAAATTGACGTGAATGCCTTCGCTGTGATGCCGcatctcctccacctggacCTCTCATCCAACCAACTATCAGTGTTGAATTCGTCCATCTTCACCGGGTTGAAGGAActgaaagagctgctgctgtttggcaACCAGATCGCCCGCATCGAACAAGGGGCCTTCAGCAACCTTTACAGTCTGCAGAGGCTCTACCTCTCAGCAAACAGATTGACTGCCTTCCCACTGGGGCTTTATGAGGAACCTGGAGGTCCTCGTAACCTAACATTTCTTGACCTGTCAAAGAACAGGCTCTCCAAGGTGCCCGTCCAGAGCTTGCTGTCTCTTACCCGCCAAGGGGACATTTATTTGCAGGGAAACCCCCTGGTCTGTGACTGTGCATTGCTTGCCTTACTGGAGTATTGGATGTGGAAACAGTATCGACCTCTGGTGGACTTCATTGGTGACTACCCGTGCCGAGATGGTGCAGCACCAGGATTTAAATGTCCGTCACAGGAAGCATTGGATATGCCGTTTGAGGAGCAGACCTATCAAGTAGAGCCTGGTAAATGGTTAAGTGTGCCATGTCCAGGATTGACTTTGCCGGTCCAAGAGGACCAGGTGGTTTTCTGGGTTACCCCCAGGATGGCCCTAAATTCATCAACCAATGATTCGAGTGCTCATATAACAGTTCTTGCCAATGGCACCCTTGAAATCCAAGAAGCGATGATTAATGATTCGGGCACATACGGGTGCGTGGTATCCCGTGGACGCCACTATGATCCCAGCGAATCTCTGGAGGTCAGCGTGGTGGTTGGAAACATAAGCTCTACCGGTGTCAGTGGCTCAGCACATCGTAGCGGTGCGGAACATTTCAACACAGCATTCACCACCCTCGCTTCCTGTGTGGTCAGCATCATACTGGTGCTGCTTTACCTCTACCTCACCCCCTGCCGGTGTCGGGGAAACAGAGGCGGGGGCTCGGGTGGATGCGGCGGACGAGCAATTATCCTCTGTTCGGATCCCAGAGAGGTAGAGTCAGGACAGCGGCGGTCCAATGGAAAGAGGGTGGCGTTCTTAGAGCCTCGGGCTGAAGACACAGATATTGGCGGCCCAAAAACACCAGCAGTGAACTTGGGTCATATCACCACAGAGGGAATTCTAAAGAATGGAAGTAGGACAGTGGGACAGACCCTCACAGATCCTGTTCACATGGCATAG